A region from the Pseudonocardia petroleophila genome encodes:
- a CDS encoding SDR family NAD(P)-dependent oxidoreductase, whose translation MPAWRLDGRVAVVTGASAGLGAYFAAVLAGAGADVVIGARRGAELATVRERVLAAGRRCVAVAADVTDADDCAALVAAAEELGGVHVLVNNAGTGYAARAERDDPDRAAALIEVNLLGAYRMAAAAGRAMIARGAGGSIVNISSALGLGPGDVPQAAYSASKAGLLGLTRDLAQQWSGRHGIRVNALAPGFFDSDLTAPLLTRADGLAAVVARTPLGRVGRLEELAGPLLLLASDAGSYMTGTTLCVDGGWTMH comes from the coding sequence GTGCCCGCCTGGCGGCTCGACGGCCGGGTCGCCGTCGTGACGGGGGCGTCGGCCGGCCTCGGGGCGTACTTCGCCGCGGTGCTGGCCGGCGCCGGGGCGGACGTCGTCATCGGGGCCCGGCGCGGCGCGGAGCTGGCGACGGTGCGGGAGCGGGTCCTCGCGGCGGGGCGCCGGTGCGTCGCGGTCGCCGCCGACGTGACCGACGCGGACGACTGCGCGGCGCTCGTCGCCGCCGCCGAGGAGCTCGGCGGGGTGCACGTCCTGGTCAACAACGCGGGCACGGGGTACGCGGCCCGGGCCGAGCGCGACGACCCCGACCGCGCCGCCGCGCTGATCGAGGTGAACCTGCTCGGCGCCTACCGGATGGCGGCCGCCGCGGGGCGGGCGATGATCGCGCGCGGCGCGGGCGGGTCGATCGTCAACATCTCCTCGGCGCTCGGACTCGGGCCGGGCGACGTGCCCCAGGCCGCGTACTCCGCGTCCAAGGCCGGCCTGCTCGGCCTCACCCGCGACCTCGCCCAGCAGTGGTCGGGCCGGCACGGCATCCGGGTCAACGCGCTCGCGCCCGGCTTCTTCGACTCGGACCTCACCGCGCCGCTGCTGACCCGCGCGGACGGGCTCGCCGCGGTCGTCGCCCGCACGCCGCTGGGCCGGGTGGGGCGGCTGGAGGAGCTGGCGGGCCCGCTGCTGCTGCTCGCCTCGGACGCCGGGTCGTAC
- a CDS encoding TetR/AcrR family transcriptional regulator: protein MPRPSRWPEILLAAGEEFREHGYENATLESIGARVGILKGSIYNYVGSKEELLLAVVEQPARALLAELDLLRADTHSSVTVRLQGLIRMQVRIFSEWYPAAFVYLRHLGHVVQSPKFAEFREMDGRYMAAVEGLLAEGAASGEFSLATEPRTAARAIVGMLDWMQHWFTPRGEVEDLALADELFAMALGGLIAGGSMRAITRASRPAAPAPS, encoded by the coding sequence ATGCCCCGTCCCAGCCGTTGGCCGGAGATCCTGCTCGCCGCGGGGGAGGAGTTCCGGGAGCACGGGTACGAGAACGCAACGCTGGAGAGCATCGGGGCGCGGGTCGGGATCCTCAAGGGCAGCATCTACAACTACGTCGGCAGCAAGGAGGAGCTGCTGCTCGCCGTCGTGGAGCAGCCGGCCCGGGCCCTGCTCGCCGAGCTCGACCTGCTGCGCGCCGACACCCACAGCAGCGTGACCGTGCGGCTGCAGGGGCTGATCCGGATGCAGGTGCGGATCTTCAGCGAGTGGTACCCGGCCGCGTTCGTCTACCTTCGCCACCTCGGCCACGTCGTGCAGTCGCCCAAGTTCGCCGAGTTCCGCGAGATGGACGGGCGCTACATGGCCGCCGTCGAGGGCCTGCTGGCGGAGGGGGCCGCGTCCGGGGAGTTCTCGCTCGCCACGGAACCGCGCACGGCGGCCCGCGCGATCGTCGGCATGCTCGACTGGATGCAGCACTGGTTCACCCCGCGCGGCGAGGTGGAGGACCTCGCGCTGGCCGACGAGCTGTTCGCGATGGCGCTCGGCGGCCTGATCGCCGGGGGCAGCATGCGCGCGATCACCCGCGCGTCCCGCCCCGCCGCCCCGGCGCCGTCGTGA
- a CDS encoding amidohydrolase family protein, whose protein sequence is MTRTLIRGGHVLTMDPALGDLPSGDVLVEDGVITAVAPSLPVTDAEVIDASGHLVLPGLVDTHRHTWQSLVRGICGDWTLGDYYFGIRLAISPAYTADDVRLGNRLGALDALNAGVTTLLDFSHCNNTPDHSDGAVLGLRDAGIRAAFCYGFFESSPEATRFGDHAARLADFHRIADTHFAFDGLLTLGVSLSELYGLPWDRTVAELAAARERRALVVNHTGCVWGSVLTGGIAELDADGLLGPDIVHVHCNALDDAEWEALARSGGKVSISVETELNMGMGRPVFERCRRHGLAPTLSADVISLNSGDLWHEMRFGLGLTRWEATEATNRAGAMPEQVTTTAREALAWTTVNAADALGLGDRIGSLTPGKRADLQLVGGGSVEQHPRIDPYGTLLFQTTAADVRTVLVDGRVVKRDGVLTGVDLPRLTAEADTAAEAILGRVRDAGRALPGTPPGAFEALEPVARGFRDEAVRAVRAGR, encoded by the coding sequence ATGACACGCACCCTGATCCGCGGCGGGCACGTCCTGACGATGGACCCCGCCCTCGGCGACCTCCCCTCCGGCGACGTCCTCGTCGAGGACGGGGTGATCACCGCCGTGGCGCCGTCGCTGCCGGTCACCGACGCCGAGGTGATCGACGCGAGCGGTCACCTGGTGCTGCCCGGGCTCGTGGACACCCACCGCCACACCTGGCAGTCGCTGGTCCGCGGCATCTGCGGGGACTGGACGCTGGGCGACTACTACTTCGGCATCCGGCTCGCGATCTCCCCCGCCTACACCGCCGACGACGTGCGGCTGGGCAACCGCCTCGGCGCCCTCGACGCGCTCAACGCCGGGGTGACGACGCTGCTCGACTTCTCCCACTGCAACAACACCCCCGACCACAGCGACGGCGCCGTCCTCGGCCTGCGCGACGCCGGGATCCGCGCCGCGTTCTGCTACGGGTTCTTCGAGAGCTCCCCGGAGGCCACCCGGTTCGGCGACCACGCCGCGCGCCTGGCCGACTTCCACCGCATCGCCGACACCCACTTCGCCTTCGACGGCCTGCTCACCCTCGGCGTCTCCCTCTCCGAGCTGTACGGGTTGCCGTGGGACCGGACGGTCGCCGAGCTGGCCGCGGCCCGGGAGCGCCGTGCGCTGGTCGTCAACCACACCGGGTGCGTCTGGGGCAGCGTGCTGACCGGCGGGATCGCGGAGCTCGACGCGGACGGCCTGCTGGGCCCGGACATCGTCCACGTGCACTGCAACGCCCTCGACGACGCCGAGTGGGAGGCGCTCGCCCGCAGCGGCGGGAAGGTCTCGATCTCGGTGGAGACCGAGCTCAACATGGGGATGGGGCGCCCGGTGTTCGAGCGCTGCCGCCGGCACGGGCTCGCCCCGACCCTGTCCGCCGACGTCATCTCGCTCAACTCCGGCGACCTCTGGCACGAGATGCGGTTCGGGCTGGGCCTCACCCGCTGGGAGGCCACGGAGGCGACGAACCGGGCGGGCGCCATGCCGGAGCAGGTCACCACCACCGCGCGGGAGGCACTGGCCTGGACCACGGTCAACGCCGCCGACGCGCTCGGGCTCGGCGACCGGATCGGCTCGCTGACCCCGGGCAAGCGGGCCGACCTGCAGCTCGTCGGCGGCGGGTCGGTCGAGCAGCACCCGCGGATCGACCCGTACGGCACGCTGCTGTTCCAGACCACGGCGGCGGACGTCCGCACGGTCCTGGTCGACGGCCGGGTCGTCAAGCGCGACGGCGTGCTCACCGGCGTCGACCTGCCCCGGCTCACCGCCGAGGCCGACACCGCCGCGGAGGCGATCCTCGGCCGGGTCCGGGACGCGGGCCGCGCGCTGCCGGGTACCCCGCCGGGGGCGTTCGAGGCGCTGGAGCCCGTCGCCCGCGGGTTCCGGGACGAGGCGGTCCGGGCCGTGCGGGCGGGCCGGTGA
- a CDS encoding LysR family transcriptional regulator: MDVRSLRYAVTLADTLHFGRAAQAHWIAAQPFGRRIQALERELGTPLFTRTSRRVALTPEGERFLPRARHVLAQLDALLAPAEGRRDEPGVLRIGVLGFGLADLWPDVRELVGARLPDLTLTAVELAWDDQYDAVRGGEVDVALVHDVGGADDLVLDRALEMDRYAVVPVGSDLAEADRLTAADVDGRRWVSPVGGVPGLAEWGDTSGRRGSVDVRSPSGIPTAVATSGWLGLHGEPARRFFPHPGVRYVPMEGPGATVSVATRPGDRREAVAVFRAAARAVAAVDLPDRNRPGP, translated from the coding sequence ATGGACGTCCGTTCGCTCCGGTACGCGGTGACGCTCGCCGACACCCTCCACTTCGGACGGGCGGCGCAGGCGCACTGGATCGCGGCCCAGCCCTTCGGCCGCCGCATCCAGGCCCTCGAGCGCGAGCTGGGCACGCCGCTGTTCACCCGGACCAGCCGCCGGGTCGCGCTCACCCCGGAGGGCGAGCGCTTCCTGCCCCGGGCGCGCCACGTCCTGGCGCAGCTCGACGCGCTGCTCGCCCCGGCGGAGGGCCGCCGCGACGAGCCGGGCGTCCTGCGGATCGGGGTGCTCGGGTTCGGCCTGGCCGACCTGTGGCCCGACGTGCGCGAGCTCGTCGGCGCCCGGCTCCCGGACCTCACCCTGACGGCCGTCGAGCTCGCCTGGGACGACCAGTACGACGCCGTGCGCGGCGGCGAGGTCGACGTCGCGCTCGTCCACGACGTCGGCGGGGCGGACGACCTCGTCCTGGACCGGGCGCTGGAGATGGACCGCTACGCCGTCGTCCCGGTGGGGTCCGACCTCGCCGAGGCCGACCGCCTCACCGCCGCCGACGTCGACGGGCGGCGGTGGGTCTCCCCGGTCGGCGGCGTCCCCGGTCTGGCGGAGTGGGGCGACACCAGCGGCCGGCGCGGCAGCGTCGACGTCCGCTCGCCGTCCGGGATCCCGACCGCGGTGGCCACGAGCGGCTGGCTCGGCCTGCACGGGGAGCCGGCGCGCCGGTTCTTCCCCCACCCGGGGGTCCGGTACGTCCCGATGGAGGGACCGGGGGCGACGGTGTCGGTCGCCACCCGCCCCGGCGACCGGCGCGAGGCGGTGGCGGTGTTCCGGGCCGCCGCCCGGGCCGTCGCGGCGGTGGACCTCCCGGATCGCAACCGACCCGGGCCATGA
- a CDS encoding fumarylacetoacetate hydrolase family protein — protein sequence MRWSSYAEADGTVRTAVWAGDRLHPAPAGTALVDLLGDDGTRLRAAADAALTGPAVDPATVTLLAPVPRPPSVRDFMAFEEHVVTASAAIGLTVDPLWYRQPVFYFTNPAALRGPHEPVAISPGSAAFDYELEVAAVIGREGADLSPEEAVGHIAGYLVFCDWSARDLQGEEMKLNLGPAKGKDSASSCGPWMLTPDELPASAAMTASVNGKPYSAGRLDALHWSFGEMIAYASRGTRVLPGDLIGSGTVGTGCILELARVHGADAFPWLRPGDRVRLEVDGLGAVDAPITEGAAVRPLRKDLA from the coding sequence ATGCGCTGGAGCAGCTACGCCGAGGCCGACGGCACCGTCCGCACTGCGGTGTGGGCGGGCGACCGCCTGCATCCCGCGCCAGCGGGCACCGCGCTGGTGGACCTGCTGGGCGACGACGGCACGCGGCTGCGCGCGGCCGCGGACGCCGCACTCACCGGCCCGGCCGTCGACCCGGCGACGGTGACGCTGCTGGCCCCGGTGCCGCGCCCGCCGTCGGTCCGCGACTTCATGGCCTTCGAGGAGCACGTGGTCACCGCGAGCGCCGCGATCGGGCTGACGGTCGACCCGCTGTGGTACCGGCAGCCCGTCTTCTACTTCACCAACCCCGCCGCCCTGCGCGGCCCGCACGAGCCGGTGGCGATCTCCCCCGGCAGCGCCGCGTTCGACTACGAGCTCGAGGTCGCGGCCGTCATCGGGCGGGAGGGCGCCGACCTGAGCCCCGAGGAGGCGGTCGGTCACATCGCCGGCTACCTGGTGTTCTGCGACTGGAGCGCCCGGGACCTGCAGGGCGAGGAGATGAAGCTCAACCTCGGCCCGGCGAAGGGCAAGGACTCGGCGTCGAGCTGCGGGCCGTGGATGCTCACCCCCGACGAGCTGCCCGCGTCCGCGGCGATGACCGCGTCGGTCAACGGGAAGCCGTACAGCGCCGGGCGGCTCGACGCCCTGCACTGGAGCTTCGGCGAGATGATCGCCTACGCCTCGCGCGGGACCCGCGTCCTGCCCGGGGACCTGATCGGCAGCGGCACCGTCGGCACCGGCTGCATCCTCGAGCTCGCCCGCGTCCACGGGGCCGACGCGTTCCCCTGGTTGCGCCCCGGCGACCGCGTCCGCCTCGAGGTCGACGGCCTCGGCGCGGTCGACGCCCCCATCACCGAGGGCGCCGCCGTGCGCCCGCTGCGGAAGGACCTCGCGTGA
- a CDS encoding MBL fold metallo-hydrolase, giving the protein MSAHTHDITVPGPPRLEEVSDGIFAYVQPDGTWWINNTGFAVGPQGVVAVDSCSTERRTRAFVDTIGSVTSAPVRTLVNTHHHGDHTWGNALFGTATIVAHERAREEMIAFGPPRELPFWDTPQWGSLPLDPPFLTFADGVTLHVGDLRAEVRHVGTAAHTTNDSLVWFPDRSTLFCGDLIFHGGTPFLLMGSVVGAIDVLENVVAPLGAGTTVPGHGPVFHGRAPLDATLDYLRFVLDLAERGRAAGVAPLQAARDTDLGRFADWPDAERIVGNLHRAYAELDGGPRGTPVDVMAALGEMVDYNGGKPLTCLA; this is encoded by the coding sequence GTGAGCGCCCACACCCACGACATCACCGTCCCCGGCCCGCCGCGGCTGGAGGAGGTCTCGGACGGGATCTTCGCCTACGTCCAGCCGGACGGGACGTGGTGGATCAACAACACCGGCTTCGCGGTGGGCCCGCAGGGCGTGGTCGCCGTCGACTCGTGCTCCACCGAGCGCCGCACCCGCGCCTTCGTCGACACCATCGGTTCGGTGACCTCGGCGCCGGTCCGGACGCTGGTCAACACCCACCACCACGGCGACCACACCTGGGGCAACGCGCTGTTCGGCACCGCCACGATCGTCGCCCACGAGCGCGCCCGCGAGGAGATGATCGCGTTCGGGCCGCCGCGCGAGCTGCCCTTCTGGGACACCCCGCAGTGGGGCTCGCTGCCGCTCGACCCGCCGTTCCTGACCTTCGCCGACGGCGTGACGCTGCACGTCGGCGACCTGCGCGCCGAGGTCCGGCACGTCGGGACGGCCGCGCACACCACCAACGACTCGCTGGTGTGGTTCCCCGATCGGTCCACGCTGTTCTGCGGCGACCTGATCTTCCACGGCGGCACCCCGTTCCTGCTCATGGGCTCGGTCGTCGGCGCGATCGACGTCCTGGAGAACGTCGTGGCCCCGCTGGGCGCCGGCACGACGGTGCCCGGGCACGGCCCGGTCTTCCACGGCCGCGCCCCGCTCGACGCCACGCTGGACTACCTGCGCTTCGTGCTCGACCTGGCCGAGCGGGGCCGCGCCGCCGGCGTCGCCCCGCTGCAGGCCGCCCGCGACACCGACCTGGGGCGGTTCGCGGACTGGCCGGACGCCGAGCGGATCGTCGGCAACCTGCACCGCGCCTACGCCGAGCTCGACGGGGGCCCGCGCGGCACCCCCGTCGACGTCATGGCGGCACTCGGCGAGATGGTCGACTACAACGGCGGCAAGCCCCTGACCTGCCTCGCCTGA
- a CDS encoding helix-turn-helix transcriptional regulator has product MIDRAGLAVFLRRRREALQPEDVGLPRGPRRRTSGLRREEVAALCHMSADYYSRLERERGPQPSTQMLASIAQGLHLSLDERDHLFRLAGHSPPQRGAASEHISPGLLRILDRLDDTPAEIVTELGETLRQSPLGVALTGDSTRYTGPARSRGYRWFTDPDTRRLYAPEDHPFLTRMYASGLRGLVTLRGPGSRAAHLAELLVEQSEEFRTAWDEHEIGVRPHDVKRLVHPELGLLELHCQTLLDPDQAHLLFVYTAVPGSESHDKLRLLSVIGAQAFP; this is encoded by the coding sequence ATGATCGACCGGGCCGGGCTGGCGGTGTTCCTCCGGCGTCGCCGGGAGGCCCTGCAGCCGGAGGACGTCGGCCTCCCGCGCGGGCCGCGGCGCCGGACCAGCGGGCTGCGGCGGGAGGAGGTCGCCGCGCTGTGCCACATGTCGGCCGACTACTACTCCCGGCTCGAACGCGAACGCGGCCCCCAGCCGTCCACGCAGATGCTCGCCTCGATCGCCCAGGGGCTGCACCTGTCCCTGGACGAGCGCGACCACCTGTTCCGGCTCGCCGGGCACAGCCCCCCGCAGCGGGGAGCGGCCAGCGAGCACATCAGCCCCGGCCTGCTGCGCATCCTCGACCGGCTCGACGACACCCCCGCCGAGATCGTCACCGAGCTGGGCGAGACGCTGCGGCAGAGCCCGCTCGGCGTCGCGCTCACCGGGGACTCGACCCGGTACACCGGCCCGGCCCGCAGCCGCGGGTACCGGTGGTTCACCGACCCCGACACCCGCCGCCTGTACGCCCCCGAGGACCACCCGTTCCTGACCCGGATGTACGCCTCGGGCCTGCGCGGGCTCGTGACGCTGCGCGGCCCCGGCTCCCGGGCCGCCCACCTCGCGGAGCTGCTCGTCGAGCAGAGCGAGGAGTTCCGCACCGCCTGGGACGAGCACGAGATCGGCGTCCGCCCCCACGACGTGAAGCGGCTCGTGCACCCCGAGCTCGGCCTGCTGGAGCTGCACTGCCAGACGCTGCTCGACCCGGACCAGGCGCACCTGCTGTTCGTCTACACCGCGGTGCCCGGGTCGGAGAGCCACGACAAGCTGCGGCTGCTGTCCGTCATCGGGGCCCAGGCGTTCCCCTGA
- a CDS encoding VC0807 family protein codes for MSTPDAGKPVSGQSALANWIVTIIVNVVLPFATYVLLTRVFGAGEVTALLVSGAWPVLEIAYTVARHRVVDEFSVFVLIGIVIGIVTALFSDDARAVFLKDSLATGLIGVVMLVTLVVGRPLTFYLGRRFATDGSAVQRQWWNGLWRHPQFRRVQRTIGLMWGVTLLGEAAIRALLTLTLGTEPMVLVNNVVPLLVIAGLVTVTVAIGRRAQAAAARQGHDTAPPPAEADPGRGVRGTPGPR; via the coding sequence ATGAGCACACCTGATGCCGGGAAGCCCGTCAGCGGCCAGTCCGCCCTCGCGAACTGGATCGTGACGATCATCGTGAACGTCGTGCTGCCGTTCGCGACCTACGTCCTGCTGACCCGCGTGTTCGGGGCGGGCGAGGTGACCGCGCTGCTCGTCTCCGGGGCGTGGCCGGTGCTGGAGATCGCCTACACGGTGGCCCGGCACCGGGTCGTCGACGAGTTCAGCGTGTTCGTGCTGATCGGCATCGTGATCGGGATCGTCACCGCCCTCTTCTCCGACGACGCCCGTGCGGTGTTCCTCAAGGACTCGCTCGCGACGGGGCTGATCGGCGTGGTCATGCTGGTGACGCTCGTGGTCGGGCGGCCGCTGACGTTCTACCTCGGCCGCCGCTTCGCCACCGACGGCTCGGCGGTGCAGCGGCAGTGGTGGAACGGGTTGTGGCGGCACCCGCAGTTCCGCCGGGTCCAGCGGACGATCGGGCTGATGTGGGGCGTGACCCTGCTCGGCGAGGCGGCGATCCGCGCGCTGCTCACCCTGACCCTCGGCACGGAGCCGATGGTGCTGGTCAACAACGTCGTCCCGCTCCTCGTCATCGCGGGGCTGGTCACCGTCACCGTCGCCATCGGGCGGCGGGCGCAGGCGGCCGCGGCCCGGCAGGGCCACGACACCGCCCCGCCGCCCGCCGAGGCGGACCCGGGTCGGGGCGTCAGGGGAACGCCTGGGCCCCGATGA
- a CDS encoding PaaX family transcriptional regulator C-terminal domain-containing protein yields MSGSAQHATASGLVFFVLGAARVPPSPPLPGPVLVRMLGDLGVAEGAARSTVLRLRRAGSITSVRMDRTVGYAPSASVLSGHRRHAAGSAAAEWDGEFHTLLVQVPERRRGFRDALRRAAHTAGYRGLGPGLLIAPTDRRAELAPTLDRAPKDAQVLPGHLRLSVEDSRTVAERLWGLDQLGARYRVLADAAHTAAARARTDPPTGPDALRALAAATLPIYEAIRDDPELPTQLLAPDWPQHRVRVALTEALRALVPGVDEYVAALRAGTGRTPPP; encoded by the coding sequence GTGAGCGGATCCGCACAACATGCGACGGCCTCCGGTCTCGTGTTCTTCGTCCTCGGCGCCGCCCGGGTCCCCCCGTCGCCGCCGCTGCCGGGGCCGGTGCTGGTCCGCATGCTGGGTGATCTCGGCGTGGCGGAGGGGGCCGCCCGCTCGACGGTCCTGCGGCTGCGCCGGGCCGGCTCGATCACCTCGGTCCGGATGGACCGGACGGTCGGCTACGCGCCCTCCGCGTCGGTGCTGTCCGGGCACCGCCGGCACGCGGCCGGGTCGGCCGCAGCCGAGTGGGACGGGGAGTTCCACACCCTGCTCGTCCAGGTGCCCGAGCGCCGCCGCGGGTTCCGCGACGCGCTGCGCCGCGCCGCCCACACCGCCGGCTACCGCGGTCTCGGCCCCGGCCTGCTCATCGCACCGACCGACCGCCGCGCCGAGCTCGCCCCCACGCTCGACCGGGCCCCGAAGGACGCCCAGGTCCTGCCCGGGCACCTGCGCCTGTCGGTCGAGGACAGCCGGACCGTGGCCGAGCGCCTGTGGGGGCTCGACCAGCTGGGCGCCCGCTACCGGGTCCTCGCCGACGCGGCGCACACCGCCGCCGCCCGCGCGCGCACCGACCCACCGACCGGCCCCGACGCCCTGCGCGCCCTCGCCGCTGCCACGCTCCCGATCTACGAGGCGATCCGCGACGATCCCGAGCTGCCGACGCAGCTCCTCGCCCCCGACTGGCCGCAGCACCGCGTGCGCGTGGCGCTCACCGAGGCCCTGCGCGCACTCGTGCCCGGCGTCGACGAGTACGTCGCGGCCCTGCGGGCCGGGACCGGGCGCACGCCCCCGCCGTGA
- a CDS encoding DUF389 domain-containing protein encodes MSDPVTAAEGDRGRGPRPARALRFGPPGAGELNGAVVRGGVGVAVGLAALVLITVSTAALPVVLACGLGALGVHDVADVLARRAATGGRGVARLLRGLVGVALAVLLLVTPPTALGSLLALVGVLLVLRGLVTLAAGVLGRRERRAARLVGGVSGAAVGVVAVVTPASLAEAVLLIGALLLVGVGAVVLGHGIRAARAGSDVRAMSGTLISDLVWDQIRDADIGEDSRAAIADTLYFEAPERRGKLAAWWTMLLLSIAIATFAVLQDSTAVVIGAMLVAPLMVPILGLAGSLVNGWTRRATASGLLVLAGACAAVAFSLVLSTWLPAAVAFAFDSNTQVLGRVSPNLLDLLIAVAAGAAGAFATVNARVASGIAGVSIAVALVPPLAVVGIAIGAAEFGDALGAFLLFLTNFVAIVLSAAAVFVLTGFARTHADRAQRRRLTAAVAPFAALALVVLVPLVVTSQGLLVTFTTERTAHDTVEDWLRTRPGLRLVDLGYRDGVVEIGVTGTGPLGDVADLQRRISAGVGYGIPVAVEFTPSTRVQIDPTSGAGT; translated from the coding sequence ATGTCGGACCCGGTGACGGCGGCCGAGGGCGACCGGGGCCGGGGACCCCGGCCGGCTCGGGCCCTGCGCTTCGGCCCACCCGGTGCGGGTGAGCTCAACGGCGCGGTGGTGCGCGGCGGGGTCGGTGTCGCGGTGGGGCTCGCGGCACTGGTGCTCATCACGGTCAGCACGGCGGCGCTGCCGGTGGTGCTGGCCTGTGGTCTCGGCGCCCTCGGCGTCCACGACGTCGCCGACGTGCTGGCGCGCCGCGCAGCGACCGGGGGGCGGGGGGTCGCGCGGCTGCTGCGCGGGCTCGTCGGGGTGGCGCTCGCCGTGCTCCTGCTCGTCACCCCGCCGACCGCCCTCGGATCCCTGCTGGCCCTGGTCGGTGTCCTGCTGGTCCTGCGCGGGCTGGTCACGCTGGCGGCCGGGGTCCTCGGCAGGCGGGAGCGCCGCGCGGCGCGGCTGGTCGGTGGGGTGTCGGGCGCCGCCGTCGGGGTCGTGGCGGTGGTGACCCCGGCCTCCCTGGCGGAGGCCGTGCTGCTGATCGGGGCGCTGCTGCTGGTCGGGGTGGGTGCCGTGGTGCTCGGCCACGGCATCCGGGCCGCCCGAGCCGGCTCCGACGTGCGCGCGATGTCCGGGACGCTGATCAGCGACCTGGTCTGGGACCAGATCCGCGACGCCGACATCGGCGAGGATTCCCGGGCCGCGATCGCGGACACCCTGTACTTCGAGGCGCCCGAGCGGCGCGGCAAGCTCGCCGCGTGGTGGACCATGCTGCTGCTGAGCATCGCCATCGCGACGTTCGCGGTGCTGCAGGACTCCACCGCGGTGGTGATCGGGGCCATGCTCGTCGCCCCCCTCATGGTGCCGATCCTCGGGCTCGCCGGTTCGCTGGTGAACGGATGGACCCGCCGGGCCACCGCCTCGGGGCTCCTCGTCCTGGCCGGGGCCTGCGCAGCAGTCGCCTTCTCCCTCGTCCTGTCCACCTGGCTCCCGGCCGCGGTCGCGTTCGCGTTCGACAGCAACACCCAGGTTCTCGGCCGCGTCAGCCCGAACCTGCTCGACCTGCTGATCGCCGTCGCCGCCGGTGCGGCCGGCGCGTTCGCGACCGTGAACGCCCGCGTCGCCTCCGGGATCGCCGGTGTCTCGATCGCGGTGGCACTGGTCCCCCCGCTCGCCGTGGTCGGGATCGCCATCGGCGCCGCGGAGTTCGGCGACGCCCTGGGCGCGTTCCTGCTGTTCCTGACCAACTTCGTCGCGATCGTGCTGTCCGCGGCGGCCGTGTTCGTGCTGACCGGCTTCGCCCGCACGCACGCCGACCGGGCGCAGCGGCGACGCCTCACCGCGGCCGTGGCCCCGTTCGCCGCGCTCGCCCTCGTCGTACTGGTGCCGCTGGTCGTCACCTCCCAGGGGCTGCTGGTCACGTTCACCACCGAACGGACCGCCCACGACACCGTCGAGGACTGGCTGCGGACCCGGCCGGGCCTGCGGCTGGTCGACCTCGGCTACCGCGACGGCGTCGTCGAGATCGGGGTGACCGGCACCGGACCGCTCGGCGACGTCGCCGATCTGCAGCGCAGGATCTCCGCCGGGGTCGGCTACGGCATCCCGGTCGCCGTCGAGTTCACCCCCAGCACCCGTGTGCAGATCGACCCGACCAGCGGAGCCGGCACCTGA